From Pseudomonadota bacterium, one genomic window encodes:
- a CDS encoding TonB-dependent receptor → MLKYLKIKLFGLIIFSVIIFTQTTSIAAEQEESKEMMEKPVVLEDVVVTATRTERAVDMTSKPVTLIDKETIDTSNSISVMELLDREVPGISISKSGPIGGQLSVRGFNSNNLKSPLFIDGDRFHGRNTLEYMLIDPNRIERIEVIRGPASAMYGTDAMAGLINIITRKTEGDINKPFALKPRLRSLDYSSVNNLRGGSVELEGMGNGFDMLLGVSGKKAEDYRSAEGDIPKSDMEAWSGDLRLGYTPAQGHRIELSAKFAEIEQGYAGGLSAAPGYPYKTRRQDPLREKMIKLHYEGLNKALDLKHIEASIFARYLDTNNYGEVRPKVNPSSSLTKSVNYVDGPLSIGGKFFCVRSWGKSNTLTIGTDWFRDDRDTLKQDIIKYDSLGNITSITLKREASPAETQTNIGLFVHNDWDPSEKLTVSASGRADYFRTTADTVAGFTGSDTTTDRPITGGLGLVYRPFNIMHFTANANTSYRVPIPFEKFGTLLGYEPNPDLKPEKGITYEIGTRLRLQKIRANLTAFYSEYEDLINRTQVASTIYPGTNALQPQNIGEATIKGIELDATLVLDSSWKAFMNAAYLRGTNTKTNKPLSYIAPLNGLVGVRYTPDSKVYYIEVTDRWSIRKDRIDSTQERETASYSVLNLYGGFSIREISSTLPDMQMRIALENILDKKYSSPVTPEDITYERSITNPLLEPGRCVSVSLKSEF, encoded by the coding sequence ATGCTTAAATATTTAAAGATAAAACTATTCGGGTTAATTATTTTTAGCGTGATTATTTTCACACAAACTACTTCAATTGCTGCAGAACAAGAGGAAAGTAAAGAGATGATGGAAAAACCGGTAGTTCTTGAAGACGTGGTGGTGACTGCCACCAGGACGGAAAGAGCTGTGGATATGACATCAAAGCCGGTAACTCTTATAGATAAAGAAACAATTGATACCTCTAATAGCATAAGCGTCATGGAATTATTGGATAGAGAAGTTCCAGGCATATCTATATCAAAATCGGGTCCAATAGGAGGACAATTAAGTGTCCGGGGTTTTAACTCTAACAACTTAAAGTCTCCTCTCTTTATTGACGGGGATCGTTTCCATGGGCGCAATACCCTCGAATATATGTTGATTGACCCCAACCGTATTGAACGTATTGAAGTTATCCGCGGTCCTGCCTCTGCAATGTATGGCACAGATGCCATGGCCGGATTGATAAATATAATTACCAGAAAAACTGAAGGTGACATAAACAAACCGTTTGCCTTAAAGCCGCGATTAAGATCATTGGATTATTCAAGTGTAAACAATCTCAGAGGCGGTTCTGTTGAACTTGAAGGCATGGGCAATGGTTTTGATATGCTTCTGGGAGTATCCGGTAAAAAAGCGGAAGATTATAGAAGTGCGGAAGGAGATATCCCTAAAAGTGATATGGAAGCATGGTCAGGAGATTTAAGACTTGGCTATACTCCGGCTCAAGGTCACCGGATTGAATTATCAGCAAAATTCGCAGAAATAGAACAAGGTTATGCAGGAGGCCTTTCAGCTGCGCCGGGTTATCCATACAAAACTCGTCGGCAGGACCCTCTGCGCGAAAAGATGATTAAATTACATTATGAAGGACTCAATAAAGCCTTAGATTTGAAACATATAGAGGCCAGTATATTTGCAAGATATCTGGATACTAATAATTATGGAGAGGTACGACCAAAAGTTAATCCATCATCAAGTTTGACGAAATCAGTAAATTATGTTGATGGCCCTCTATCAATAGGAGGAAAATTTTTTTGTGTGCGGTCATGGGGAAAAAGTAATACTTTGACTATAGGCACTGATTGGTTTCGTGATGACCGGGATACCTTAAAGCAGGACATTATAAAATATGACTCCTTGGGGAATATAACTTCAATTACATTAAAGAGAGAAGCCAGCCCGGCTGAAACCCAAACCAATATCGGTCTGTTTGTCCACAATGACTGGGATCCTTCCGAAAAGTTGACTGTATCGGCATCCGGGCGCGCGGATTACTTTCGCACTACTGCGGATACGGTCGCAGGTTTTACAGGTTCAGATACAACTACCGACCGTCCTATAACTGGTGGCTTGGGCTTGGTTTACCGGCCATTTAATATCATGCATTTTACAGCAAACGCAAATACAAGCTACCGTGTTCCAATTCCCTTTGAAAAATTCGGAACGCTTTTAGGCTACGAGCCAAATCCAGATCTTAAGCCGGAAAAAGGCATTACTTATGAGATCGGCACTCGTTTGCGTTTGCAAAAAATCAGAGCCAATTTAACTGCCTTTTATAGTGAGTATGAGGATCTTATTAACAGAACGCAGGTAGCATCCACAATCTATCCCGGCACAAACGCCTTACAACCGCAGAACATCGGCGAAGCAACTATCAAAGGTATTGAACTTGATGCCACATTAGTACTGGACAGTAGCTGGAAAGCATTTATGAATGCCGCTTACCTGCGAGGTACAAATACAAAAACTAATAAACCCTTATCTTATATTGCGCCTCTAAACGGTTTGGTGGGTGTGCGTTACACGCCTGACAGTAAAGTTTATTATATTGAAGTAACTGACAGGTGGTCAATTAGAAAAGATCGCATTGATAGTACACAGGAGCGTGAGACTGCTTCTTACAGCGTATTAAACCTATACGGCGGATTTAGTATCAGGGAGATATCATCCACTTTGCCTGATATGCAAATGCGCATAGCTTTAGAAAACATTCTGGATAAAAAATATAGCAGCCCCGTAACGCCTGAGGATATAACATATGAGAGGAGTATTACAAACCCGTTGCTTGAACCCGGTCGTTGCGTATCTGTCTCTCTGAAATCCGAGTTTTAG
- a CDS encoding AAA family ATPase, whose protein sequence is MRKIAFYGKGGIGKSTVTSSLSVAISMLGYKVMQIGCDPKADSTINLTDGRTVTPVMTYLKEHGSCSSLKDIVAEGVNGILCVEAGGPTPGLGCAGRGIITTFNLLEELNAFDVYNPDFVLFDVLGDVVCGGFAMPIRNGYAEEVIIITSGEKMALFAADNIKKAIDNFADRNYAKLRGLILNRRNIDDEEEIVRKFAKEINADIIGDIPRDNQIPFYEQQNKTVVQGNPDLPVSRIILDIAHHIALNREEL, encoded by the coding sequence ATGCGAAAAATTGCTTTCTATGGAAAAGGGGGAATCGGCAAATCAACTGTTACCAGTTCCCTATCCGTTGCTATCTCCATGCTCGGATACAAGGTAATGCAGATTGGCTGTGATCCAAAAGCCGATTCCACCATCAATCTTACTGACGGCCGCACTGTCACTCCTGTCATGACATACCTGAAAGAACATGGAAGTTGTTCTTCGCTTAAAGATATTGTAGCCGAAGGGGTTAATGGCATCCTGTGCGTTGAGGCAGGTGGCCCCACACCGGGACTTGGCTGTGCCGGACGGGGGATCATAACCACCTTCAACCTTCTTGAGGAATTGAATGCTTTTGATGTATATAATCCCGATTTTGTTCTTTTTGATGTGCTTGGCGATGTTGTTTGCGGCGGGTTCGCCATGCCCATACGCAATGGATATGCTGAAGAGGTTATTATTATCACATCCGGCGAGAAAATGGCCCTCTTTGCTGCAGATAACATTAAAAAGGCGATCGATAACTTTGCTGATAGAAATTACGCCAAATTGCGCGGTTTAATTCTGAACCGTCGTAACATTGATGATGAAGAAGAAATTGTCAGGAAGTTCGCCAAAGAGATTAATGCTGATATTATTGGTGATATTCCCCGCGATAACCAGATACCGTTTTACGAACAGCAGAATAAGACAGTCGTTCAGGGTAATCCTGATTTGCCTGTTTCAAGGATTATATTAGATATAGCCCACCACATAGCCTTGAACAGGGAGGAATTATGA
- a CDS encoding nitrogenase component 1 — MNSNVFHLSIDEIKNTKTQWQHRLVPPNHLHYCPASAGGWGIIRVGLLVPESVMLFVSPAGCGRHGAIAGIQLGFKKPLFLLHVSEMDIITGKHMEMIPRAVDEIMATVRPSPNAMLICATCIDDLLGSDYDGLTQQLESRYGIPVRICHMNPPVMDTKKPPTFTVQQTVYDFLERSNFKERALNIIGSFAPIDAESEFYKVMADAGFTKVRHVAACKTMEEFRSMSKSTHNLLIKPGGYLAAELMKEKLQIPYCITPVTYSFNSIAQTYSALEKFLGVKLSTDWYCEEAWDTVKSYKKTLGALTVAVGSTANASPFELARALTEYGFHVPYIFADLLLVSDDEHIDWLKIYNPNVKIFTNNHPTMANLIKDKLTVDLTVGFDAGYFCSGAKTVPLGLEKQPYGYQGIIYLFREMVKALENPRNHKEQMYASGMVI; from the coding sequence ATGAACAGTAATGTATTCCACCTTTCAATTGATGAAATTAAAAATACCAAAACACAGTGGCAACACAGGTTGGTGCCGCCCAATCATCTCCACTACTGTCCTGCCAGCGCCGGTGGTTGGGGTATCATCCGTGTGGGACTGCTTGTTCCCGAATCAGTTATGCTGTTTGTTTCGCCCGCCGGCTGCGGACGACATGGGGCTATAGCCGGCATCCAGCTTGGTTTTAAGAAGCCTCTCTTTTTATTGCATGTAAGTGAGATGGACATCATAACAGGCAAGCACATGGAAATGATTCCCCGTGCAGTAGATGAAATCATGGCCACTGTCAGGCCCAGTCCTAATGCAATGCTGATCTGTGCTACCTGCATTGACGATTTGCTGGGTTCGGACTATGACGGATTAACTCAGCAATTGGAAAGCAGATATGGGATACCGGTGCGCATTTGTCATATGAACCCTCCCGTTATGGATACCAAAAAACCGCCGACCTTCACTGTGCAGCAGACTGTCTATGATTTTCTTGAACGCTCAAACTTTAAAGAGCGAGCGCTAAATATCATAGGAAGCTTTGCGCCCATAGATGCGGAGAGTGAATTCTATAAGGTAATGGCAGACGCCGGTTTTACCAAAGTCAGGCATGTCGCGGCCTGCAAAACGATGGAGGAGTTTCGCTCAATGAGCAAGTCAACGCATAACCTGCTCATTAAGCCCGGAGGTTACCTTGCGGCAGAACTAATGAAGGAAAAACTTCAAATCCCATATTGTATTACACCGGTTACATACAGTTTTAATTCGATTGCGCAAACATATAGCGCTCTGGAGAAGTTTCTTGGTGTCAAGCTCAGTACTGATTGGTATTGTGAAGAAGCATGGGATACTGTCAAATCCTATAAAAAAACTTTAGGGGCTCTAACTGTTGCGGTGGGCTCAACAGCGAATGCCAGTCCATTTGAACTTGCCCGTGCTTTGACTGAATATGGTTTTCATGTGCCTTACATTTTTGCCGACCTGCTTCTTGTTTCCGACGATGAACATATAGATTGGTTAAAGATTTATAACCCGAACGTCAAAATATTTACAAATAACCATCCAACCATGGCGAACCTGATCAAGGATAAATTGACAGTGGATCTTACAGTAGGGTTTGACGCCGGTTACTTCTGCTCAGGGGCTAAAACAGTGCCACTTGGTCTTGAGAAACAGCCATATGGGTACCAAGGAATAATATATCTTTTCCGAGAGATGGTAAAGGCGCTTGAAAACCCTCGGAATCACAAAGAACAGATGTATGCTTCCGGTATGGTAATATAA
- a CDS encoding oxidoreductase → MKGLYKVLPPFAPDYSGVCSVLFELGGIVVIHDAGGCTGNFTGFDEPRWYGSTSAVFSSGLREIDTVIGDDEKVLKKLEDAVCSLERQFVAIVGTPTTMVIGTDYAALSHILTQRTGIPALMFDTTGMNYYDYGASLAFLEIARRFVKSGPTIVEAGINIIGATPLDMGNGRQVKKLTSLLADSGFKVISCWSMGSNLDEIACSAQARLNIVVSRSGLEAARYMEREYGVPYFAGIPIGRKSTLKFISTIHSMLGLAFESDTQQVSNDPVAGIRNVLVIGEQVMCNAIRDCLRIDLKIAKVTVGSFFGMDQALMEKGDLHFECEDDLTDLTIENHFDVIVADPLYYDLSVSAKKSYFITFPHLAVSSRLHWDSSLDYIGDDGSNYFSRKLKEIKDENQ, encoded by the coding sequence ATGAAAGGTCTATATAAAGTATTACCTCCATTTGCACCTGACTATTCAGGAGTCTGTTCAGTGCTGTTTGAACTGGGTGGAATAGTAGTAATCCATGATGCAGGTGGTTGTACCGGAAACTTTACCGGATTTGATGAACCGCGTTGGTATGGCAGTACAAGTGCTGTGTTCAGTTCAGGACTTAGAGAAATTGATACTGTTATAGGAGATGATGAGAAGGTACTAAAAAAGCTTGAAGATGCTGTTTGCAGCCTTGAACGACAGTTTGTTGCCATTGTCGGCACCCCGACCACAATGGTTATCGGTACCGACTATGCAGCGCTTTCTCATATTCTTACGCAAAGGACAGGCATACCGGCACTCATGTTCGACACAACCGGAATGAATTATTATGATTATGGGGCATCTTTAGCTTTTTTGGAAATAGCCCGACGTTTTGTAAAATCAGGCCCAACTATTGTTGAGGCTGGAATCAATATTATAGGGGCAACTCCGCTTGATATGGGAAATGGCCGACAAGTGAAAAAGCTTACTTCACTATTGGCTGATTCCGGGTTTAAGGTAATTTCTTGCTGGTCAATGGGCTCCAATCTCGATGAGATTGCGTGCTCAGCCCAAGCTCGTCTGAATATTGTGGTGTCCCGTTCCGGTCTTGAAGCAGCTCGTTATATGGAGCGCGAATATGGGGTGCCTTATTTTGCAGGCATTCCCATAGGACGTAAATCAACCCTTAAGTTTATCAGTACTATCCATTCTATGCTTGGTCTTGCGTTTGAATCGGATACGCAGCAGGTTAGTAATGATCCGGTAGCAGGTATTCGCAATGTTCTAGTAATAGGAGAACAGGTGATGTGCAATGCCATTCGCGATTGTCTGCGAATAGATTTGAAGATTGCAAAGGTAACTGTGGGTTCGTTTTTTGGTATGGACCAGGCGCTTATGGAAAAGGGCGACTTGCATTTTGAATGCGAAGACGACCTCACTGACCTGACTATAGAGAATCATTTCGATGTTATTGTGGCCGACCCGTTATACTATGATTTGTCGGTGTCGGCAAAAAAAAGCTACTTTATTACGTTTCCTCATCTTGCGGTTTCCAGTCGTCTTCACTGGGACAGCAGCTTGGATTATATAGGCGATGATGGGTCGAACTATTTTAGTAGAAAATTAAAAGAAATAAAAGATGAAAATCAATAA
- a CDS encoding ABC transporter substrate-binding protein, with amino-acid sequence MKINKVQKVSINIVLLMLLTLALAVGCVDKEKTQEHATSSSALKANSNAKVDTIIDQNGKEIIIPKDINRVIMVPLPLPALYYVVTGSCRKIAGIHPESKSNAKVSMLGVFAPELMNVATGFVKGKDLNIEELLKLRPDIIFFWGLFPKQAEQFESIDIPAVAVHTVKGGNALETLHLWINILGETFDEKERTLQLVDYNRETMKMISSRIRDIALDKKPRALLLFYHSDKQICSGKGNYSQFWLESTGAINVAESIPGISALNMEQIYKWNPDIIYISNFSNTLPEDILNNTVKGQDWSKVRAVKEKRVYKIPSGIYRWVPPSADASLMLKWLAQKHYPKLFNDYTIEEEIKHHYLRFYNYSLSQKQIVKILHPVHSTERGPWT; translated from the coding sequence ATGAAAATCAATAAAGTACAAAAAGTGTCAATCAATATAGTATTGCTTATGCTTCTGACGCTGGCATTGGCCGTTGGATGTGTCGACAAGGAGAAAACTCAAGAACACGCAACATCATCTTCAGCGCTAAAAGCAAATTCAAATGCGAAAGTTGATACAATAATTGATCAAAACGGAAAAGAGATAATAATACCCAAAGATATCAATAGAGTGATTATGGTTCCCCTTCCGCTTCCGGCGTTATACTATGTTGTTACCGGCTCATGCAGGAAAATTGCAGGTATCCATCCCGAGTCTAAAAGCAATGCGAAGGTCTCAATGCTGGGTGTGTTTGCCCCTGAGTTGATGAATGTAGCTACAGGATTTGTTAAAGGGAAAGATCTTAACATAGAAGAGCTTCTAAAATTAAGGCCTGATATTATTTTCTTTTGGGGATTATTTCCTAAGCAGGCTGAACAATTTGAATCAATTGATATACCTGCGGTAGCGGTTCACACTGTCAAAGGCGGAAATGCTTTGGAAACTCTCCATTTATGGATAAATATTTTGGGAGAGACTTTCGATGAAAAAGAAAGGACGTTGCAACTGGTTGATTATAACCGCGAGACCATGAAGATGATATCTTCCAGAATCAGAGATATAGCTCTGGATAAAAAACCAAGAGCCCTTCTTTTATTCTATCATAGTGACAAACAAATATGTTCCGGCAAGGGCAACTATAGTCAGTTTTGGCTGGAATCAACAGGAGCCATAAACGTAGCAGAAAGCATACCTGGTATATCCGCTCTTAATATGGAGCAAATATACAAATGGAATCCCGATATAATATACATAAGTAACTTTTCCAATACATTACCGGAGGATATCCTGAATAATACAGTTAAAGGACAGGACTGGAGCAAAGTTAGGGCAGTAAAGGAAAAAAGAGTTTATAAAATCCCTTCAGGAATATACCGATGGGTACCTCCAAGTGCAGATGCATCGCTCATGTTAAAGTGGCTGGCCCAGAAACATTATCCGAAACTATTTAATGACTATACAATAGAAGAAGAAATCAAGCATCACTACTTGAGATTCTATAACTATAGTTTATCTCAAAAACAGATTGTAAAAATTCTTCACCCTGTTCATTCGACTGAAAGAGGCCCATGGACATAA
- a CDS encoding iron ABC transporter permease, with protein sequence MRITGNQIKITPFVMIALAITTLLISICMGRYAISPETGFNILLSRILSIKPTWSLIEESVILNIRLPRVLLAMLVGSGLSVAGASFQGLFRNPLVSPDILGVSAGAGFGACLGILISGKILVVQSFAFGFGIVAVTGAYLISKSKTGSSLLMLVLIGVIISSFFSALIGLVKYVADPEDQLPTIVYWLMGSMAGASYDDLLLAAPPIVIGTLTLLLLRWRINILSLGEEEAQALGINTKWLKRVVILSATVITATSVSLCGIVGWIGLVIPHIARMLVGPNHKNLLPACVSIGALSLLIIDDIARSATAVEIPLSILTAIIGAPFFAFFLKKTGGRWV encoded by the coding sequence ATGAGAATCACAGGAAACCAAATAAAGATAACACCATTTGTTATGATAGCACTGGCAATTACAACCCTGCTTATTTCTATTTGCATGGGAAGATATGCAATATCACCTGAGACCGGATTTAACATTCTTCTCTCGCGGATTTTATCCATCAAACCAACCTGGAGCCTGATTGAGGAATCAGTGATTCTTAATATAAGACTCCCTCGCGTGTTATTGGCGATGCTTGTGGGATCGGGTTTGTCTGTTGCCGGAGCTTCATTCCAGGGGCTTTTCCGTAATCCGTTGGTGAGTCCTGATATACTCGGTGTTTCAGCCGGAGCCGGATTTGGTGCTTGTCTGGGAATTCTGATATCAGGGAAAATACTGGTTGTTCAATCGTTTGCTTTTGGCTTTGGAATAGTTGCAGTGACAGGAGCATATCTGATCAGCAAAAGTAAAACAGGTAGTTCGCTATTAATGCTTGTACTGATCGGTGTGATAATCAGCTCATTTTTTTCGGCCCTGATAGGACTTGTAAAATATGTTGCGGACCCGGAGGACCAATTGCCTACCATTGTTTACTGGCTCATGGGAAGCATGGCAGGGGCCTCCTACGATGATCTTTTACTTGCAGCTCCGCCAATTGTAATTGGCACCTTGACGCTTCTTTTGCTGAGGTGGAGAATAAATATATTGTCATTGGGTGAAGAAGAAGCCCAGGCATTGGGTATTAATACAAAGTGGTTGAAACGTGTTGTCATTTTGTCAGCTACGGTTATAACTGCCACTTCGGTATCTTTATGCGGAATAGTCGGATGGATCGGACTGGTCATTCCGCATATAGCGAGAATGCTGGTAGGTCCCAACCACAAGAATTTATTGCCGGCCTGTGTTTCTATAGGGGCTCTTTCTCTTCTTATTATTGATGACATAGCCAGATCAGCAACGGCTGTAGAAATTCCTTTAAGCATACTTACAGCTATTATCGGAGCGCCGTTTTTTGCCTTTTTTCTGAAGAAGACAGGAGGTAGATGGGTATGA
- a CDS encoding ABC transporter ATP-binding protein: MIIEVKNVAFGYDAKKNVFEDKYFSVEKGEILSILGPNGCGKTTLLKCLNGLFQIKRGEINIEGKNINSLKRNEIGKKIGYVPQKQDWTFPYTVMEMVLMGRAPHINVFYSPSSKDIKIAEEAIDNLGISYLANRLYPNISGGEAQLVMIARALTSEPVALLLDEPTSHLDFKNQKVILNVLNKLSKDKNITVVMTTHFPDHALSISDKALLMGNGKYGVVGNAQDVITENNLKDLFEIDVRIISFEVENNNLKTVVPL, encoded by the coding sequence ATGATAATTGAAGTAAAAAACGTGGCATTTGGCTATGATGCAAAAAAGAATGTATTTGAGGATAAATACTTTTCAGTAGAAAAAGGTGAAATATTGAGTATCCTTGGGCCAAACGGTTGCGGGAAAACGACGCTGCTTAAATGCTTAAACGGCTTATTTCAAATCAAAAGAGGAGAAATAAATATTGAGGGAAAGAATATTAACTCGCTAAAAAGAAACGAAATCGGCAAGAAAATAGGCTATGTGCCTCAGAAACAAGACTGGACTTTTCCTTATACGGTAATGGAAATGGTTCTCATGGGAAGAGCCCCGCATATTAATGTGTTTTATTCGCCTTCATCCAAAGATATTAAGATAGCAGAGGAAGCAATTGATAATTTGGGCATATCTTATTTGGCAAACAGGCTCTATCCAAACATCAGCGGTGGGGAAGCACAGCTTGTTATGATAGCAAGAGCTTTGACATCAGAACCGGTTGCGCTTTTACTTGATGAGCCGACTTCTCATTTGGATTTTAAAAATCAAAAGGTAATTTTAAATGTATTAAACAAACTATCCAAGGATAAGAATATCACAGTTGTAATGACTACCCATTTTCCTGACCATGCCCTGTCAATTTCCGACAAAGCACTTCTGATGGGCAATGGAAAATACGGTGTTGTGGGCAATGCTCAAGATGTGATTACAGAAAATAATCTGAAGGATTTGTTTGAAATAGATGTGAGAATCATCTCTTTTGAAGTAGAAAATAATAATCTCAAAACTGTTGTTCCACTGTGA
- a CDS encoding 4Fe-4S dicluster domain-containing protein: MGEAAIKIGKEKQTNFLDKVQHLIPTANLSLCLTCGACASGCPATGLENMDPRKFLRMVTLGLDEEITEHPWVWMCTMCYRCTYACPMKIDIAAMIFEARKLWPREKRPKGILGSCDMALRNDSCSAMGTPEEDFRFVVEDVLEEVRETQPGWENLTAPIDKEGSHFFLSQNSREPVTEPDEMVPLWKILNIVGADWTYSCTGWGGENYCMFLADDEGWKKITNLTLQTAMKLGCKVYLNTECGHSTFSVWKGQQRHKIETELEIEPMVRYYAKWIREGKLKVNSDWNKDLKVKFTVQDPCNQVRKSFGDELADDLRFVLTSCVGEENFIDTYPNKSNNYCCGGGGGSLQSGYRESRLTYGLLKHEQIMRTGAPYVVTPCHNCHAQIDELGKHFGKGKYRTLHLWTIIALSLGILAENERTYLGDDLVDVNLPTNDTGE, encoded by the coding sequence ATGGGCGAAGCAGCAATAAAAATCGGAAAAGAAAAACAAACCAATTTTTTAGACAAAGTACAACATCTCATTCCAACCGCCAACTTAAGTCTTTGTTTAACCTGCGGGGCATGCGCTTCAGGATGTCCTGCAACAGGTCTTGAAAACATGGACCCCAGAAAATTCCTTCGCATGGTAACTCTGGGCTTAGATGAAGAAATTACGGAACATCCCTGGGTGTGGATGTGCACCATGTGCTATCGCTGTACATATGCATGTCCCATGAAAATAGATATTGCCGCCATGATATTTGAAGCCAGAAAGCTTTGGCCGCGTGAAAAAAGACCCAAAGGAATATTAGGATCATGCGATATGGCTCTTCGTAACGACAGTTGCAGTGCAATGGGAACTCCGGAAGAGGATTTCCGCTTTGTTGTAGAAGACGTACTGGAAGAAGTTCGGGAAACACAGCCCGGATGGGAAAATCTTACGGCACCTATTGATAAAGAGGGATCTCATTTCTTTTTGAGCCAGAATTCACGCGAACCGGTAACGGAACCGGATGAAATGGTTCCCCTGTGGAAAATTCTTAATATAGTTGGAGCTGACTGGACCTATAGTTGCACAGGATGGGGCGGAGAAAATTATTGCATGTTTCTTGCAGACGATGAAGGGTGGAAAAAAATCACCAACCTGACACTGCAAACAGCCATGAAGCTTGGATGCAAAGTTTATCTCAACACCGAATGCGGGCATTCCACATTTTCTGTCTGGAAAGGACAGCAAAGACATAAAATAGAAACTGAGCTGGAAATCGAACCAATGGTAAGATACTACGCCAAATGGATTCGCGAAGGAAAGCTTAAAGTCAATTCTGATTGGAATAAAGATCTTAAGGTCAAATTTACGGTACAGGATCCTTGCAATCAGGTTAGAAAAAGTTTTGGAGATGAACTTGCCGATGATCTGCGTTTTGTCTTAACTTCTTGTGTCGGAGAAGAAAATTTCATCGATACCTATCCCAACAAATCCAACAATTACTGCTGCGGAGGCGGAGGCGGATCTCTTCAGTCGGGATACAGAGAATCAAGACTTACTTACGGTCTTCTCAAGCACGAACAGATTATGCGCACCGGCGCTCCATATGTAGTTACTCCATGTCATAATTGCCATGCGCAGATTGACGAGCTGGGAAAGCACTTTGGAAAAGGGAAGTACAGGACTTTGCACCTTTGGACTATCATTGCTCTCTCGCTGGGCATTCTTGCTGAAAATGAGCGTACCTATTTAGGTGATGATCTGGTTGATGTAAATCTTCCTACAAACGATACAGGAGAATAA